A genome region from Pseudorca crassidens isolate mPseCra1 chromosome 20, mPseCra1.hap1, whole genome shotgun sequence includes the following:
- the LOC137215248 gene encoding zinc finger protein 30 homolog isoform X3 — protein sequence MNVSQWEIMERIRSCGLEDSFFRKDCEYKKFEGQEGPQEAYFRQVKKTTSEKMPKNKKRTSLTLYQRIHNREKPYECGDCGKAFRVRQQLTFHQRIHTGEKPYECKECGKAFRQCAHLSRHQRIHASDKLLECKRCGKIFTCGADLRVHQRIHVGEKPYDCKECGKAFRVRGQLNLHQRIHTGEKPYECKECGKTFRQYAHLTRHQRLNIAEKCYECRECGQAFLCSTGLRVHHKLHTGEKPYDCKECGKAFRVRQQLTLHQRIHTGEKPYDCKECGKTFSRAYHLTLHQRIHTGEKPYECKECQKFFRRYSELISHQGIHIGEKPYDCKECGKAFRLFSQLTQHQSIHFGEKPYKCKECEKTFRLLSQLTQHQSIHTGEKPYDCKECGKAFRLHSSLIQHQRIHSGEKPYKCKECKKAFRQHSHLTYHQRVHKVTK from the coding sequence ATGAATGTATCTCAGTGGGAGATAATGGAAAGAATTAGAAGTTGTGGCCTTGAAGATTCCTTTTTCAGGAAAGATTGTGAATATAAAAAGTTTGAGGGACAAGAGGGTCCTCAGGAGGCGTATTTCAGGCAAGTGAAAAAAACCACCTCTGAAAAAATGCCCAAGAACAAAAAACGCACATCTCTTACTCTGTATCAGAGAATTCACAAtagagagaaaccctatgaatgtggGGATTGTGGGAAGGCTTTTAGAGTACGCCAACAACTCACTTtccatcagagaattcatactggtgagaaaccctatgaatgtaaagaatgtggaaaagcctttagACAGTGTGCCCACCTTAGTCGACATCAGAGAATTCATGCTTCTGACAAACTCCTTGAATGTAAAAGATGTGGAAAAATCTTTACATGTGGTGCAGATCTTCGtgtacatcagagaattcatgTTGGTGAGAAGCCTTATGACTGTaaagaatgtgggaaggcctttagaGTTCGAGGACAACTTAATCTCCATCAAAGgattcatactggtgagaaaccctatgaatgtaaggaatgtgggaagacCTTTAGACAATATGCACACCTTACTCGACATCAAAGACTTAATATTGCTGAGAAATGCTATGAATGTAGGGAATGTGGGCAGGCTTTTCTGTGTAGTACAGGTCTTAGAGTACATCACAAActtcatactggtgagaaaccctatgaCTGTAAGGAGTGTGGGAAGGCCTTTAGAGTGCGGCAACAACTTACTCtccatcagagaattcatactggcgAGAAACCCTATGattgtaaggaatgtgggaagacTTTTAGTCGTGCCTATCATCTGACTCtccatcagagaattcatactggtgagaaaccttatgaatgtaaggaatgtcaGAAGTTCTTTCGTCGTTACTCAGAACTTATTTCACATCAGGGTATTCATattggagagaaaccctatgattgtaaggaatgtgggaaggccttcagaCTGTTCTCACAACTTACTCAACATCAGAGTATTCATTTTGGTGAGAAACCTtataaatgtaaggaatgtgAGAAGACTTTTAGACTGCTCTCCCAACTTACTCAACATCAGAGtattcatactggtgagaaaccctatgaCTGTAAGGAATGTGGAAAGGCCTTTAGACTACATTCATCACTTAttcaacatcagagaattcattcTGGTGAGAAACCATACAAATGTAAGGAATGTAAGAAGGCATTTAGACAACATTCACATCTTACTTACCATCAGCGAGTTCATAAGGTCACTAAATAA